The Campylobacter anatolicus nucleotide sequence TTATCAACTTTTAGTGTGATATTTGAGCTATTGCTAACTTGCATTATAAATTTAATAACCAAATCTTTAGCACTACCTTGTGTTAAAAGTGGTTTGTATGTCTTTGGTAGCTTTGCGATAGCAAAAAGGTCATTATTGTCCAAATTTCTTGAACACGCCACGCATAGAATCTACTTTAAAAAGATCGTTTGTTTGGCTAATATACTCATATTTTTATAAAAATAAATTAAATATAAAATATAAACTTAAATTAAAGTATGCTTTTTAAGCATTTAAATGCTATATTTTATGCAAAAATTTAATGGATAAAATATGCGAAATCAACCAAAATATAACTTTTTCAAAAATACTCGCTACGCACTTGAAGGACTTGCTGAAATTTATAAAAACGAAAATGCATTTAAGATAGAGCTTTGTTTAATAGTCATGCTTATAGCAGTGTCATTTGCATTGCCGTTTGAAGCGTTTATGCGACTTAGTACGATTGTATCGCTATTATTTGTGCTATTTGCCGAGTGCATAAATTCTGCTATCGAGCGTGTAGTTGATCTGGTAACAAGTGAGATTTGCCCACTCGCAAAAGTAGCAAAGGATGCTGGAAGTGCAGCGGTGTTTATTAGTATAAGTATAGCCGTTTTAACTTGGCTTTTTGCAATATGGAGCATATTTTGAACGAGCAAGAGACGGCGATACTTGGTGCGATTTTAGGTGAGAAAAAGCTTGACGTTATCACGTTACTTATTAAGCGAGCAAACTCGGATGGGTTTGTAAATTTAAGTGTGTGTGAGATATGTGAGATATTAAATGTCAGCAAACCGACCGCTATCAGTACTATAAAATTGCTAAAGAGTGCAAAAGCCATAAAAAAGATCAAAAATGGCGTTTATAAATTAAATTTTAAGGAGAAAGAGTGAGAAAAATTTTAACTTTTCTAGCCGTTTGTATGGCAGTATTTGGCTCATCAAATGACGATATGCGTGGCTGTATAACTAAAGGTGAAGCAGCATCGTGTGAGAAATTTTTAACAAATTTACAAAAAGAGTGCAACAAAGGCGACCTATTAAAGTGCTATTATTTGGGTGATTATTACGCCAAAGGCTATGACGGATATAAAGATCTTATCAAGGCTTTCGAAGTATTTAACGCCACTTGTGATAAAGGAAGTGCTGAGAGCTGCTACGAAGCGTCGGTATTTTATCTAAAAGGTGAAGGAGCCGAGTTTAGCTTTGAAAAATCTGCTGAAAGACTAAATAAGGCTTGCAAATTTGGCAGCAAACGTGCTTGCAATGTGTTAGAATATGTACCAAGATAGTAAAATAAGGTGCTTAGCATAGTAGATATAATCACTAGTTAAAAGTGCGACAAAAACGCTTATAAAAATAATCACAAACTCAACGAAGCTACTTGCACTGTACTCTTGTCAGCTTGTGTAACTATAAATGAATTTGTCAGTCTGACCGGAAATTCTAAAAACTACTCTATGAAAATCGGTCAAATAGCTTAAATATATCAAAATTTAAGACCCACTCACTTTTTACTTAATTATTTAAATTTACTTTAGGATAATCCTACAAAATCCTTGCTTAATTCTATAAATTTAAATTTAAATTCTTTCTAACAAAACATTAGCTAAAATATTCTAAATTTATAAAGGTAAAAATATGAATAGAAAACGAATTTACAACCCAAGCTCAAACGAGACACTTACCGATAGGCGTGTATTTGGTGGCAATCCACACGGGATTTTAAACTTCACTAAAGCAAAATACCAATGGGCGTTAAAGCTATGGGATCTAATGGAGGCAAACACTTGGTTTCCAAAAGAGGTAGATACCACAGATGATGTCAGAGATTATGCATATAACTTAACAGAGGCTGAAAAACGTATGTATGACCTTGTTTGGTCTCAACTCATCTCAATGGATAGTTTTCAGACGAATAACCTAGCTGATAACATCAATCCATACATAACGGCACCTGAGATAAACGCCTGTTTAGCACGTCAAGCCTACGAAGAGGCAAACCACTCAAAGTCTTACGCTGTTATGGTTGAAGCGATATGTGATAATACTGATCTCATATACGAGATGGAAAAACACGACGAGGTGTTGCGTGAGAAAAACGACTACATCTCAAGTGTATATGAAGAGTTAGCAGGCGAGGTAACAGATGAGAAGCTACTTCTTGCAATGGTAGCAAATCAAATTTTAGAAGGGATTTATTTTTACAGTGGATTTACGGCGATTTATGCCTTAGCAAGGGCTGGGAAAATGCTAGGTTCAGCTCAGATGATACGCTTTATCCAGCGTGATGAAATAACCCACCTTTTGCTTTTTCAAAATATGATAAACTCTGTTCGCAATGAGCGTCCAGACCTTTTTACTCAAGCGACAGAGGCAAAAATTTATGAGATGTTTCAAAAGGCTGGTGCTTTGGAGATAAAATGGGGGCAATATATCACACAAAACCAAATTATGGGTTTTACCGATGACATAATAGAGCAATACATCCACTATCTAATAGACCAACGCCTTGTGGCTATTGGCTTAAAACGTCGCTACAACGTGGCTCATCCTATAAAATGGGTAGATGACTTTGCGAAATTTAACGACCAAAAGTCAAATTTCTTTGAGGCAAAAGTTACAAACTACTCAAAGGGTAGCATAAGCTTTGACGACTTCTGATCTATTTTTATATCCTATCATCGTCAGTGGCAAAAACGCAACGAAGCGACAAGAAAATTTACTCTCCCAAATCGTCGCGGCTCCTGCAAACTCGCTAATATTAGCCAGTGAACTTTGCATTAGTGGATATGACTTTGATAGCGCTTTCACTGGAGTAAATGCCACCATGATGGACGATGCACTCTATAGATTTGATGCGATTTTATTAGAGCAGATAGCAAACACGCTTGAAAGAGATAAATTTTTAGCATTTACACATTTAAATAGCGTAAAAGATGAAAAGAGCTTAACAAAAATGTATAACGAATTTATCCTTATAAGTAAAGCTGGCGTGCTATATTCACAAAGAAAATCAAAGCTATTTTTGCCAAATAAAGAGCAAGAAAAATTTAGTGTAGGCGAAGAAAATAAGATTAATTTTTTTGAGTTTAAGGGCTTAAAACTTGGTGTTTTAATCTGCTTTGAGCTTAGATTTACTGAGCTTTGGGCAAGACTTAA carries:
- a CDS encoding phage tail protein is translated as MACSRNLDNNDLFAIAKLPKTYKPLLTQGSAKDLVIKFIMQVSNSSNITLKVD
- a CDS encoding diacylglycerol kinase is translated as MRNQPKYNFFKNTRYALEGLAEIYKNENAFKIELCLIVMLIAVSFALPFEAFMRLSTIVSLLFVLFAECINSAIERVVDLVTSEICPLAKVAKDAGSAAVFISISIAVLTWLFAIWSIF
- a CDS encoding replication/maintenance protein RepL — translated: MNEQETAILGAILGEKKLDVITLLIKRANSDGFVNLSVCEICEILNVSKPTAISTIKLLKSAKAIKKIKNGVYKLNFKEKE
- a CDS encoding tetratricopeptide repeat protein gives rise to the protein MRKILTFLAVCMAVFGSSNDDMRGCITKGEAASCEKFLTNLQKECNKGDLLKCYYLGDYYAKGYDGYKDLIKAFEVFNATCDKGSAESCYEASVFYLKGEGAEFSFEKSAERLNKACKFGSKRACNVLEYVPR
- a CDS encoding ribonucleotide-diphosphate reductase subunit beta, whose amino-acid sequence is MNRKRIYNPSSNETLTDRRVFGGNPHGILNFTKAKYQWALKLWDLMEANTWFPKEVDTTDDVRDYAYNLTEAEKRMYDLVWSQLISMDSFQTNNLADNINPYITAPEINACLARQAYEEANHSKSYAVMVEAICDNTDLIYEMEKHDEVLREKNDYISSVYEELAGEVTDEKLLLAMVANQILEGIYFYSGFTAIYALARAGKMLGSAQMIRFIQRDEITHLLLFQNMINSVRNERPDLFTQATEAKIYEMFQKAGALEIKWGQYITQNQIMGFTDDIIEQYIHYLIDQRLVAIGLKRRYNVAHPIKWVDDFAKFNDQKSNFFEAKVTNYSKGSISFDDF
- a CDS encoding carbon-nitrogen hydrolase family protein; translated protein: MTTSDLFLYPIIVSGKNATKRQENLLSQIVAAPANSLILASELCISGYDFDSAFTGVNATMMDDALYRFDAILLEQIANTLERDKFLAFTHLNSVKDEKSLTKMYNEFILISKAGVLYSQRKSKLFLPNKEQEKFSVGEENKINFFEFKGLKLGVLICFELRFTELWARLKGCDVVLVPAMWGRERADAYHSLCKALAIANNCYVAFSSSLDLEVSGVFLPNGKLTQNTKFDSKMINLVKQDLGL